In one window of Arachis ipaensis cultivar K30076 chromosome B06, Araip1.1, whole genome shotgun sequence DNA:
- the LOC107645476 gene encoding putative disease resistance protein RGA1 translates to MAESFIFSIAESLTTKIASRAYEEASQVVGVYDVLQDLKSSLSYVKAVLLDAEQKQEQNHELREWLKQIKLIFYDAENLLDQVDCETLRKRVVRDYGTPKDKVGRFFSSSNPLVFRYKLALQIKDIRKRLDRVAADRDKFGLQVIDVDRRVVHSREMTYSHVVESDVIGRAHDKEMIVKLLMEPSLDNNGDSKHISVIPIVGIGGLGKTTLAKLVFNDERIRESFPLKMWVCVSDDFDIKQLIIKIINAITVSGTTSADALVPQQTLRDMDIEQLQYLLRNRLTGQKFLLVLDDVWSEDRAKWIELRSLIRAGGDGSKIVVTTRSHSIASMMGTVPSHDLECLSLEDSLSLFIKWAFKEGEEEKHPNLVTIGKEIVRKCRGVPLAIRTLASLLFSKYDINVWESLRDDEIWNLPQKKDDILPALKLSYDQMPSYLRKCFAMFSLFPKDFDFQTRHVLSLWSALDLLPSPSKNETSLDVANRYLSELISRSFLENVCDLGTYYYFNIHDLVHDLALYVAKDECLVISSESQNIPKNVLHISFFEFDMFLKSFKPSLLGVRTIAVPTEEHIGIGDNNEDLFPTWVLNCKYLRYLDLADSTFEILPRSISKLKHLRYLSLRDNGRVKKLPASICNLQNLEELNLSGCVELQTLPEKLRNLINLRRISITTKQFVLPEDDLANLCLLEHLHIYECDNLESTFVGVKLPTLRFLWIMRCKNLKSLPLDKHHFPQLEQFVVDECVKFELSDGHEDMNSVLRLKTLFFCMMVNFPPSLHGYANTLQTLVFLRCYELEALPEWLLNMTSLKFLHIWSCPRLLSLPSGIHCLKALEVLGIQRCPRLYRKYQPHVGEYWHQISHIKHIQILQ, encoded by the coding sequence ATGGCAGAATCATTCATCTTCAGCATCGCTGAATCACTGACAACGAAGATTGCTTCTCGTGCATACGAAGAAGCGTCTCAGGTGGTTGGTGTCTACGATGTCCTCCAAGACTTGAAAAGCAGTCTCTCATATGTGAAAGCTGTGCTGTTGGACGCGGAGCAGAAGCAGGAGCAGAACCACGAACTGCGGGAGTGGCTGAAGCAGATCAAACTCATCTTCTATGATGCTGAGAACTTGCTTGATCAAGTTGACTGTGAAACACTGCGCAAGCGAGTCGTCAGAGACTATGGCACTCCCAAGGACAAGGTAGGCCGCTTCTTCTCGAGTTCTAATCCACTTGTGTTTCGTTATAAGCTTGCTCTTCAGATCAAAGATATTAGGAAGAGATTAGACAGAGTCGCGGCTGATAGGGATAAGTTTGGGCTTCAAGTAATTGATGTTGATAGGCGAGTTGTGCATAGCAGGGAAATGACTTACTCCCATGTTGTTGAGTCTGATGTCATAGGACGTGCTCATGATAAAGAAATGATTGTAAAGCTCTTGATGGAACCGAGTCTTGACAACAATGGTGACTCCAAACATATCTCCGTCATTCCCATTGTGGGAATTGGAGGTTTGGGAAAAACCACTCTTGCTAAGCTTGTCTTCAACGACGAAAGGATAAGAGAGTCTTTTCCGTTGAAAATGTGGGTGTGTGTGTCTGATGACTTTGATATCAAGCAATTGATTATTAAAATCATCAATGCTATTACTGTTAGCGGTACTACTTCTGCTGATGCTCTCGTGCCCCAACAAACCTTGAGAGACATGGACATTGAACAATTGCAATATCTTCTTAGAAACAGGCTAACTGGTCAAAAATTCTTGCTTGTCTTGGATGATGTATGGAGTGAAGATCGTGCCAAATGGATTGAACTTAGAAGTCTCATCAGAGCCGGTGGTGATGGAAGTAAAATTGTAGTGACAACACGTAGTCATTCTATTGCTTCTATGATGGGTACCGTTCCTTCTCACGATTTAGAATGCCTTTCTTTGGAAGATTCCTTATCTTTGTTCATTAAATGGGCTTttaaagaaggagaagaggaaaagcACCCTAATTTAGTCACAATTGGAAAAGAAATTGTGAGGAAGTGTAGAGGAGTTCCTTTGGCAATAAGAACATTGGCAAgtttactattttcaaaatatGACATAAATGTTTGGGAATCACTTAGAGATGATGAGATTTGGAATTTACCACAGAAAAAGGATGACATCTTACCTGCACTAAAATTAAGTTATGATCAAATGCCATCCTATTTGAGGAAATGTTTTGCTATGTTCTCACTTTTTCCAAAGGATTTTGATTTTCAGACTCGTCATGTTCTTTCACTTTGGAGTGCACTAGATTTGCTTCCATCACCAAGCAAAAATGAAACTTCATTAGATGTTGCAAATCGATATTTAAGTGAATTAATTTCGAGATCTTTTCTTGAAAATGTTTGTGACTTAGGCACATACTATTACTTTAATATACATGATTTAGTGCATGATCTTGCACTATATGTTGCAAAAGATGAATGCCTAGTAATTAGTTCTGagagtcaaaatataccaaaaaatgTTCTCCATATATCGTTTTTTGAATTTGATATGTTTCTCAAATCCTTCAAACCAAGTTTGTTAGGTGTGAGAACCATTGCAGTTCCAACTGAAGAACATATAGGTATAGGAGACAATAATGAAGATTTGTTCCCTACATGGGTGTTAAATTGCAAATACTTGCGATATTTGGATCTAGCTGATTCTACATTTGAGATTCTACCTCGATCAATCAGCAAGTTGAAACATTTAAGATATCTTTCACTCAGGGATAACGGAAGAGTAAAGAAACTCCCTGCGTCTATTTGCAACCTCCAAAATTTGGAAGAGTTGAATCTTAGTGGTTGTGTGGAGCTCCAAACTTTGCCAGAAAAGTTACGAAACTTGATCAATCTGCGAAGAATATCGATAACCACAAAGCAATTTGTCTTGCCAGAGGATGACCTTGCAAATTTGTGTTTGCTTGAACATTTACATATTTATGAATGTGACAACCTGGAATCCACGTTTGTAGGGGTAAAGTTGCCTACCCTTCGATTTTTGTGGATTATGAGGTGTAAGAATTTGAAGTCTTTGCCACTTGACAAACACCATTTTCCTCAATTAGAGCAATTCGTTGTCGATGAATGTGTAAAGTTTGAATTGTCAGATGGACACGAGGACATGAACTCTGTCTTGAGGTTGAAGACACTTTTCTTTTGCATGATGGTGAACTTCCCTCCTTCTCTCCACGGATATGCAAACACATTACAAACTTTGGTATTTTTAAGGTGCTATGAATTGGAGGCGCTTCCTGAATGGCTGTTGAACATGACTTCTTTGAAATTTCTTCATATCTGGAGTTGTCCAAGGTTGTTGTCTCTCCCTAGTGGCATCCACTGTCTTAAAGCCCTTGAAGTTTTGGGAATCCAACGTTGCCCTAGATTGTACAGAAAGTACCAGCCACATGTTGGAGAGTATTGGCACCAAATATCCCACATCAAGCATATTCAAATCTTGCAATAG
- the LOC107645478 gene encoding putative disease resistance protein RGA1, whose protein sequence is MAESFIFSIAESLITKLASRAYQEASQVVGVYDDLQDLKTSLSYVKAVLLDAEQKQEQNHELREWLKQIKLIFYDAENLLDEVDCESLRKQLRITHKDKVGGFFSSSNQLLFRYKIAQQIKEIRKRLDRVAADRDKFGLQTIAVDRRVVHRRELTYSHVVESDVIGRAHDKEMIVKLLMEPSLDKNFGSKDISVIPIVGIGGLGKTTLAKLVFNDKRINESFPLKMWVCVSDEFDIKQLIIKIINAATLNGTTSGDAHVVQQTLKDLDIEQLQYLLRNKLAGQKFLLVLDDVWSEDRAKWIELRDLIKAGGAEGSKIVVTTRSYSVASIMGTVPFHDLQGLSFEESLSLFVKWAFKGGEEEKYPNLVMIGKEIVRKCKGVPLAIRTLASLLFSKYEINVWESMRDNEIWNLPQKKDDILPALKLSYDQMPSYLRKCFAMFSLFPKDFEFQSHDVHSLWRAAGLLPSPSKNETSLDIANRYLSELMSRSFLENVSDVSTYYYFFIHDLVHDLAQYVANDDYQLISSENPNIPENVLHLSFTELGLFSKSFKLNLSSVRTILFPFGIEKAGNEDLLTTWVSTCIYLRYLDLRDSTFETLPRSISKLKHLRFLSLRNNRRIRKLPASICTLQNLEELHLRGCVELETLPKKLRNLINLQRISITSKQSVLPEGDIAKLGSLKYLDIYACDNLESAFVGVKLSALRFLRIMRCKNLKSLPLDTNHFPQLEQFTVDECGNFELSDGHEDMNSVLRLTTIYFSMVVNFPHSLQGYANTLQTLVFAKCYELEALPEWLLNMTSLKYLHIWSCPKLVSLPSGIHRLTALDVLRIEDCPELYTNYQPHAGEYWHQISHIKHVDIRKTWRSR, encoded by the coding sequence ATGGCTGAATCATTCATCTTCAGCATCGCTGAATCACTCATAACTAAGCTTGCTTCTCGTGCATACCAAGAAGCATCTCAGGTGGTTGGTGTCTACGATGACCTCCAAGACCTGAAAACCAGTCTCTCTTATGTGAAAGCTGTTCTGTTGGATGCAGAGCAGAAGCAGGAGCAGAACCATGAGCTGCGGGAGTGGCTAAAGCAGATCAAACTCATCTTCTATGATGCTGAGAACTTGCTTGATGAAGTTGACTGCGAATCACTGCGCAAGCAACTGCGAATCACTCACAAGGACAAGGTAGGTGGCTTCTTCTCGAGTTCTAATCAACTTTTGTTTCGCTATAAGATTGCTCAACAAATCAAAGAGATTAGGAAGAGATTAGACAGAGTCGCGGCCGATAGGGATAAGTTTGGGCTTCAAACAATTGCAGTTGATAGGCGAGTTGTGCACAGGAGGGAATTGACTTACTCCCATGTTGTTGAGTCTGATGTCATAGGACGTGCTCATGATAAAGAAATGATTGTAAAGCTCTTGATGGAACCCAGTCTTGACAAAAATTTTGGCTCTAAAGATATCTCTGTGATTCCCATTGTGGGAATTGGAGGTTTGGGAAAGACCACTCTTGCTAAGCTTGTCTTCAATGATAAAAGGATAAATGAGTCCTTTCCATTGAAAATGTGGGTCTGTGTGTCTGATGAATTTGATATCAAGCAATTGATTATTAAAATCATCAATGCTGCTACTCTTAATGGTACCACTTCTGGAGATGCTCATGTGGTCCAACAAACCTTGAAAGACTTGGACATTGAACAATTGCAATATCTTCTAAGAAATAAGCTTGCTGGTCAGAAGTTCTTACTGGTCTTGGATGATGTATGGAGTGAAGATCGTGCCAAATGGATTGAACTGAGAGATCTCATCAAAGCCGGTGGTGCTGAAGGAAGTAAAATTGTAGTGACAACACGAAGTTACTCTGTTGCTTCTATAATGGGTACTGTGCCTTTTCATGATTTACAAGGTCTTTCGTTTGAAGAATCTTTGTCTTTGTTTGTTAAATGGGCTTTTAAAGGAGGAGAAGAGGAAAAGTACCCTAATTTGGTAATGATTGGAAAAGAAATTGTGAGAAAGTGTAAAGGAGTTCCTTTAGCAATAAGAACGTTGGCAAgtttactattttcaaaatatGAGATAAATGTCTGGGAATCAATGAGAGATAATGAGATTTGGAATTTACCACAAAAGAAGGATGATATCTTACCTGCACTAAAATTAAGCTATGATCAAATGCCATCCTATTTGAGGAAATGTTTTGCTATGTTCTCACTTTTTccaaaagattttgaatttcagAGTCATGACGTTCATTCACTTTGGCGTGCAGCAGGTTTGCTTCCATCACCAAGCAAAAATGAAACTTCACTAGATATTGCAAATCGATATCTGAGTGAATTAATGTCAAGGTCTTTTCTTGAAAATGTTTCTGACGTAAGCACATACTATTACTTTTTTATACATGATTTGGTGCATGATCTTGCACAATATGTTGCTAACGATGACTACCAACTAATCAGTTCTGAAAATCCAAATATACCAGAAAATGTTCTCCATCTGTCTTTTACTGAACTTGGTTTGTTTAGCAAATCTTTCAAGCTAAACTTGTCAAGTGTGAGAACTATACTATTTCCTTTTGGAATAGAGAAAGCTGGCAATGAAGATCTGTTAACGACATGGGTGTCAACTTGCATATACTTGCGATACTTGGATCTGCGTGATTCCACATTTGAGACTCTACCTAGATCAATTAGCAAATTGAAACATTTGAGATTTCTTTCGCTCAGGAATAACAGAAGAATAAGGAAACTCCCTGCTTCTATTTGCACGCTCCAAAATTTGGAAGAGTTGCATCTTCGTGGGTGTGTGGAGCTTGAAACTTTGCCAAAAAAGTTAAGAAACTTGATCAATCTGCAAAGAATATCCATAACCTCAAAGCAATCTGTCTTGCCAGAGGGTGATATTGCAAAGTTGGGTTCGCTTAAATATTTAGATATTTATGCTTGTGACAACCTGGAATCTGCATTTGTAGGGGTAAAGTTGTCTGCCCTTCGATTTTTGCGGATTATGAGGTGTAAGAATTTGAAGTCTTTGCCACTTGACACAAACCATTTTCCTCAACTAGAGCAATTCACTGTCGATGAATGTGGTAATTTTGAACTGTCAGATGGACATGAGGACATGAACTCTGTCTTGAGGTTAACGACAATTTACTTTAGCATGGTGGTGAACTTCCCTCATTCTCTCCAGGGATATGCAAACACATTACAAACTTTGGTCTTCGCAAAGTGCTACGAGCTGGAGGCGCTTCCTGAATGGCTGCTAAATATGACTTCTTTGAAATATCTTCATATTTGGAGTTGCCCAAAGTTGGTATCTCTCCCCAGTGGCATCCACCGTCTTACAGCCCTTGATGTTTTGCGAATCGAAGATTGCCCTGAATTGTACACAAACTATCAGCCACATGCTGGAGAGTATTGGCACCAAATATCCCACATCAAGCATGTTGACATTAGGAAGACATGGAGAAGTCGCTAA